In Drosophila willistoni isolate 14030-0811.24 chromosome XR unlocalized genomic scaffold, UCI_dwil_1.1 Seg144, whole genome shotgun sequence, one DNA window encodes the following:
- the LOC6639128 gene encoding uncharacterized protein LOC6639128: MVHGSACNWLMFLFLLLAPACLSSSPLWQLLPLRAVHQERRFFGILRTGKRKVDDDNISGNINENDNENDIVDNIGNNIEEANNNHVNVGGQQHPPIYRRNADAVDTIAAGYEDASTIELRAQENDYVIDAHIPIAEDTHCRVRSPPPFYCPLPLTPPPSYTERPQAGPQPLAERRVPDNAGHANRNAEAETAAARQQARRRRRLRELQQEQHRHHQQHHRFASSTDSSSGSSSSTSSSDCELLGTGTSPIRRQQRRRHSSSRDLRDAYCPDLLHACALILHQQPITSDSSVGNFTATPPPTLSRLQSHGDGDGLDTSSDYVEIDELLPLVAAVRAKSTPHLQHAVGLDEANLAMGQNLSLRRPRISLTWVLREQQQQQQQTQQQQQQTPNQTDTNEGTPSTADNTTNATPTASGDKKESLSITTQQRTEPVPTQLDVSKKRYRVKQLPGGTEPLNGYATTPTAHQAPTNGHLANQKFFSNQNLLDYKDKTVLSHRTSGAGGGGGGGPVAAASTKELLFVCTPQRAPKSDAHSEALLLARKRNEIRKKLASRLQQARSQISSSSTAQPGSVAGAGSGESSKVEQNLKCTYSEPSLVAASEVGANGVQQQQQRRHRHRKRRERNRGQRFGYEIHNVEEFLSRCSLGAPGNIPVVLATASTLYQTRPGGYQLEIPLPLGMVVNAVFKNQNWLYVQTPHAEEGYVGYACCLPLGILPPAGRGSSSRHTPCWESNADVFPRPCGNMTDSEKEIRLRGGTRSDGARTPRNSKTVEELMPLSLNNNSSNNNINHNNNNNHVTKAGGSSASSLYGEQHVDKLYLRAASQPKLVEKAYAQLRSTKQVGGLASGSASVRSGASNDEYVTLQQQQQQQQQRSTQKKHLHQSSQLTTTATRRLSNVSYITNGHNGQHLHPKTMPPQQQQSSVASAGSVLSVLRRQQQQHNGLRQTLVAINSDYITESIAVHKGEIVTLCECRESKDQRQWFYVKTRDGREGFIPAEVAGHGYL; encoded by the exons GTGCTGTTCATCAGGAGCGACGCTTTTTTGGCATCTTGCGTACTGGCAAACGAAAGGTCGACGACGACAACATCAGCGGCAACATCAACGAAAACGACAACGAGAACGACATTGTCGACAACATTGGTAACAACATTGAGGAGGCTAACAACAACCACGTTAACG TTGGAGGTCAACAACATCCACCCATTTATAGACGAAATGCAGACGCTGTGGACACAATTGCCGCGGGCTATGAAGATGCCAGCACTATAGAATTACGGGCCCAGGAAAACGATTACGTCATTGATGCCCATATTCCCATTGCCGAGGACACACACTGTCGAGTACGTTCGCCGCCGCCGTTCTATTGCCCATTGCCATTGACACCGCCTCCCAGTTACACTGAGAGGCCACAAGCAGGGCCACAACCGCTGGCTGAACGCCGTGTGCCAGACAATGCTGGCCACGCCAATAGAAACGCTGAAGCagagacagcagcagcacgTCAACAGGCCAGACGTCGCCGCCGACTTAGAGAATTGCAACAGGAGcaacatcgtcatcatcaacaacatcatcGATTTGCCTCAAGCACTGATAGCAGCTCCGGTTCTAGTTCAAGTACTTCTAGCAGCGACTGTGAGCTTCTAGGCACTGGCACTAGTCCAATTAGACGTCAGCAACGTCGACGACATAGCAGTTCGCGTGATCTTAGGG ATGCCTATTGCCCGGATCTTTTGCATGCGTGCGCTTTGATTCTACATCAGCAACCCATAACCAGTGACAGTTCAGTGGGCAATTTTACGGCCACACCGCCGCCGACTCTGTCACGTTTGCAGAGCcatggcgatggcgatggccTAGATACCAGTTCGGATTATGTGGAAATTGATGAATTGCTGCCTCTAGTCGCTGCTGTGCGAGCCAAGAGCACACCGCATCTGCAGCATGCTGTAGGCCTGGACGAGGCGAATTTAGCTATGGGTCAGAATCTCAGCCTGCGACGGCCGCGTATCTCCTTAACCTGGGTGCTGcgggagcagcagcaacagcaacaacaaacgcagcagcagcaacagcagacgCCAAACCAAACAGATACCAATGAGGGGACACCATCAACGGCTGACAACACAACGAACGCAACGCCAACAGCAAGTGGGGACAAGAAGGAATCATTATCTATTACCACCCAGCAGAGAACAGAGCCTGTGCCCACACAATTGGATGTGTCCAAGAAGAGATATCGTGTCAAACAGCTGCCGGGTGGGACAGAGCCACTCAATGGTTATGCCACCACGCCCACTGCCCATCAGGCGCCAACAAATGGCCATTTGGCCAATCAGAAATTCTTTAGCAATCAAAATTTACTGGACTACAAAGATAAGACGGTCCTCAGTCATCGTACATcaggagcaggaggaggaggaggaggtggtcCGGTGGCCGCCGCATCCACCAAAGAGTTACTATTCGTGTGCACACCCCAGCGAGCACCGAAAAGCGATGCCCACAGCGAGGCCCTTCTCTTGGCCCGCAAACGCAATGAAATACGCAAAAAGTTGGCCAGCCGTTTGCAGCAGGCTCGCAGCCagatatcatcatcatccacgGCTCAGCCTGGCTCAGTGGCAGGAGCTGGCAGTGGTGAGAGTTCGAAAGTCGAACAGAATCTAAAGTGCACCTACTCGGAACCGAGTCTAGTGGCTGCCTCAGAGGTAGGAGCAAATGGtgtccagcagcagcagcagcgacgaCATCGTCATCGCAAGCGAAGGGAACGAAATCGGGGGCAACGCTTTGGCTATGAAATACACAATGTAGAGGAGTTCCTTTCACGCTGCTCCTTGGGGGCTCCTGGCAATATTCCCGTTGTCCTGGCGACCGCAAGTACACTCTATCAAACACGTCCGGGTGGCTATCAGCTGGAGATTCCTCTGCCCCTGGGCATGGTAGTAAATGCTGTGTTCAAGAACCAAAATTGGCTGTATGTGCAGACTCCCCATGCTGAGGAGGGCTATGTGGGCTATGCCTGCTGCCTGCCACTGGGTATACTCCCACCAGCTGGACGTGGGTCCAGCTCTAGACATACTCCCTGCTGGGAGTCCAATGCCGATGTTTTTCCGCGTCCATGTGGCAATATGACCGATTCGGAGAAGGAAATACGTCTACGTGGCGGCACTCGATCCGATGGAGCACGTACTCCCCGTAATTCCAAAACTGTCGAGGAGTTGATGCCACTTAGTCTcaacaacaatagcagcaacaataacatcaatcacaacaataacaataatcatgtgACCAAAGCGGGCGGCAGCTCAGCAAGCTCTCTCTACGGAGAGCAACATGTGGATAAACTCTATCTACGTGCCGCCTCACAACCCAAATTGGTTGAGAAGGCCTATGCCCAGTTGCGTTCCACCAAACAGGTGGGTGGCCTGGCCTCAGGATCCGCCTCGGTCAGAAGCGGAGCCTCCAATGATGAGTATGTCACCctccagcaacagcagcagcagcaacagcagagaTCAACACAAAAGAAGCATCTGCATCAGTCATCACAGCtaacaacaacggcaacacGACGTCTGTCCAATGTCTCGTATATAACCAATGGCCATAATGGCCAGCATTTGCATCCAAAGACAATGCCaccgcagcagcaacaatcCTCAGTGGCATCAGCAGGCTCCGTGTTGAGCGTGCTGCgcaggcaacagcaacaacataaTGGTCTGCGTCAAACTCTAGTCGCCATCAATTCGGACTACATCACCGAGAGCATTGCCGTGCATAAGGGTGAAATTGTAACGCTCTGCGAGTGCCGCGAGTCCAAGGATCAACGGCAATGGTTCTATGTAAAGACACGCGATGGACGCGAGGGCTTTATACCGGCCGAGGTGGCCGGTCATGGTTACCTTTAA
- the LOC6639610 gene encoding cold and drought-regulated protein CORA: MSKPASNILALLLITSTLLQARRIGHRRLVIHVPVKVKTHHHTHTVYKVLHGSGGGGGAVKQTVLLGYTGGGGGGGHGGGGGGGGGHGGSTGGGGHSGHGGGHGSHGGGMTMGHGEITYEDMHGCESGKLMPAHRDMMYNHYSRHDDHHHHDNVDEEDFAEEEQDEFIDVRDAWL; this comes from the exons ATGAGCAAA CCCGCATCCAACATTTTGGCATTGCTGTTGATTACATCAACCTTGTTGCAGGCACGACGCATTGGCCATCGTCGGCTTGTCATTCATGTGCCCGTCAAGGTGAAGACCCATCATCATACCCATACGGTATATAAGGTGCTACATGGATctggcggtggcggtggagCTGTCAAGCAGACAGTATTACTCGGTTACACCGGAGGAGGAGGGGGAGGCGGCCatggtggaggaggaggaggaggaggaggccaCGGTGGATCAACGGGAGGCGGCGGACATAGCGGTCATGGCGGTGGCCATGGCAGTCATGGAGGAGGCATGACCATGGGTCATGGTGAAATCACATACGAGGATATGCACGGATGTGAGAGTGGAAAACTGATGCCAGCTCATCGGGATATGATGTATAATCATTATTCGCGCCACGAcgaccatcatcatcatgataaTGTGGATGAGGAGGATTTTGCCGAAGAGGAGCAGGATGAGTTCATTGATGTACGCGATGCCTGGCTGTGA